A section of the Macadamia integrifolia cultivar HAES 741 chromosome 9, SCU_Mint_v3, whole genome shotgun sequence genome encodes:
- the LOC122087978 gene encoding uncharacterized protein LOC122087978: MGDPLQSSIRNRFQTAVWTVKLAFLFIGIISTFLLLKLAVPYSVNAVLSTIPRLWISFRSWLAPPYLYIVVNFIIITIAASSSFQQKQNSEKNGEETVIAENENGSQKQKQFSDSSTLASDHHKTLTEMWSETDEIPQDSVEKALVSVGKYVESSSETWSDVSCVTDSDEKSKPDLSVFSRFAGRKSSETCRRIGKSAAAPQKTVKPLGVAKPKKQNDTFDTTWKMITEGRGKPLTRHLKKSETWDVPPRVIDPDSEPESSLAVTNRKDLRKSETFNDASSSASSASSASSRGGGGLRREKSLSQDELNRRVEAFIKKFNNEIRLQRQESYKRYVDMVNRGVY, from the coding sequence ATGGGCGATCCGTTGCAAAGCTCAATCAGAAATAGGTTTCAGACGGCTGTTTGGACCGTGAAGCTCGCATTCCTCTTCATCGGAATAATCTCAACCTTTCTCCTACTCAAGCTTGCGGTTCCGTACTCTGTCAATGCTGTTCTCTCCACTATTCCACGCCTCTGGATCTCGTTCCGCAGCTGGTTAGCTCCTCCGTATCTCTACATCGTCGTTAATTTCATTATCATCACCATTGCAGCTTCGTCGAGCTTTCAGCAGAAGCAAAACTCGGAGAAGAACGGCGAGGAAACTGTCATTGCAGAGAACGAGAATGGTTCGCAGAAGCAAAAACAATTTTCTGATTCTTCCACTTTAGCTTCTGATCATCACAAGACCTTGACGGAGATGTGGTCGGAGACGGATGAGATTCCTCAGGATTCCGTTGAGAAAGCTTTGGTTTCGGTTGGAAAATATGTCGAATCATCCTCGGAGACTTGGTCTGATGTCTCTTGCGTGACGGATTCAGATGAGAAATCCAAACCGGatctctcagttttctctcGTTTCGCAGGTAGGAAATCGTCGGAGACCTGTCGGAGAATCGGAAAATCGGCGGCGGCGCCACAGAAGACAGTGAAGCCACTGGGCGTGGCTAAACCTAAGAAGCAGAACGACACGTTTGACACTACCTGGAAGATGATAACCGAAGGGAGAGGGAAGCCATTGACACGGCACCTGAAGAAGAGCGAGACATGGGACGTTCCACCTCGTGTGATTGATCCTGACTCGGAGCCGGAATCGTCACTTGCGGTGACCAATCGAAAGGATTTGAGAAAGTCGGAGACCTTCAATGACGCTTCGTCTTCAGCTTCATCTGCGTCATCGGCATCTTCAAGGGGTGGTGGTGGACTGAGGAGGGAGAAATCACTGAGTCAAGATGAGTTGAACCGGCGCGTTGAAGCCTTCATTAAGAAGTTCAACAATGAGATCAGGTTGCAGAGGCAAGAGTCGTATAAGCGTTACGTGGATATGGTCAATCGTGGAGTCTATTAA